The following proteins are encoded in a genomic region of Gloeomargarita sp. SKYB120:
- the coaD gene encoding pantetheine-phosphate adenylyltransferase produces MAGDGLAIAVYPGSFDPITLGHLDIIERGSRLFSRVIVAVLANPSKTPLFPVAQRVRQIKQATAHLPNVEVDSFDGLTVAYARRRQARVILRGLRVLSDFEYELQMAHTNRSLAPEIETVFLTTTTEYSFLSSSVVKEIARFGGSIDHLVPPSLVAEIEQCFRPRMSAT; encoded by the coding sequence ATGGCTGGCGATGGCTTGGCGATTGCGGTTTACCCTGGTAGTTTTGACCCTATTACCCTGGGTCATCTGGACATCATCGAGCGGGGGAGCCGGTTGTTCAGTCGGGTGATTGTCGCGGTGCTGGCCAATCCCAGCAAAACGCCTCTATTTCCGGTCGCCCAGCGGGTGCGGCAGATCAAGCAGGCGACGGCCCATTTGCCCAACGTGGAGGTGGACAGCTTCGATGGCTTGACGGTGGCCTATGCTCGCCGGCGCCAGGCACGGGTAATCTTGCGGGGGTTGCGGGTGCTGTCGGACTTTGAGTACGAGTTGCAGATGGCCCACACCAACCGCTCCCTGGCTCCCGAGATTGAAACCGTGTTTCTCACTACCACCACTGAGTACAGTTTTTTAAGTAGTAGCGTGGTCAAGGAAATTGCTCGCTTCGGCGGCAGTATTGACCATCTGGTACCCCCATCCCTTGTTGCGGAGATTGAACAATGCTTCCGACCTCGCATGTCAGCGACGTGA
- a CDS encoding ABC transporter permease, translating to MKRLVTRLLGSYWFKRLLQALLTLWLASALSFAIMQLAPGDYLNTLQQNPTISAETVEALRQQFGLDKPPVEQYFLWLSQVLRGNFGESFVYRRPVALLLWERVPATLLLAVASLVLTWGLAIPLGIVAAVNQNRRLDYLLQGVSYIAQGFPSFIAGLILLFIAQRTGWFPVGDMTSLDFEDLTLLGKILDVLWHLCLPALTLTIISFAGLQRLMRGNLLDVLRQEYIRTARAKGLPETRVIYVHALRNAINPLITLLGFEFATLLSGAFISEYFFNWPGLGRLILQAVTAQDLYLVMASLMLGSVMLIVGNLLADLLLQWADPRIQFQREPVSLD from the coding sequence ATGAAACGCCTGGTTACGCGACTGCTGGGTAGCTATTGGTTCAAGCGGCTGTTGCAAGCTCTATTGACCCTGTGGTTGGCGTCGGCGCTGTCGTTTGCCATCATGCAACTGGCGCCGGGGGATTATTTGAATACACTGCAGCAGAACCCGACGATTTCCGCGGAAACGGTGGAGGCCCTGCGCCAGCAATTTGGGTTGGATAAACCGCCGGTGGAACAGTATTTTCTGTGGTTGTCTCAGGTGTTGCGGGGCAATTTTGGGGAGAGTTTTGTCTATCGGCGACCGGTGGCCCTGTTGCTCTGGGAACGGGTGCCAGCTACACTGCTCCTGGCAGTCGCATCGCTGGTCTTGACCTGGGGCCTGGCGATTCCCTTGGGGATTGTGGCGGCGGTCAACCAGAACCGGCGGTTGGATTATTTGCTGCAGGGAGTGAGTTATATCGCCCAGGGATTTCCCAGTTTTATCGCCGGTTTAATCCTGCTGTTTATCGCCCAGCGCACGGGCTGGTTTCCGGTCGGGGATATGACAAGCCTGGATTTTGAGGATTTAACGTTGTTGGGAAAGATATTGGATGTGCTGTGGCACTTGTGCTTGCCGGCGTTGACGTTGACGATTATCAGTTTTGCCGGGTTGCAACGCTTGATGCGAGGAAACTTGCTGGACGTGTTGCGCCAGGAATATATCCGCACGGCCAGGGCCAAGGGGTTGCCGGAAACGCGGGTGATCTACGTCCATGCGCTGCGCAATGCCATTAATCCCTTGATTACCCTGCTGGGGTTTGAATTCGCTACCCTGTTGAGCGGGGCGTTTATCTCGGAATATTTCTTCAATTGGCCGGGGTTGGGACGCTTGATTTTGCAGGCGGTAACCGCCCAGGACCTGTACTTGGTGATGGCCAGTTTGATGCTGGGGTCAGTGATGTTGATCGTGGGCAATTTACTGGCGGATCTACTCCTGCAATGGGCGGACCCGCGCATCCAATTCCAGCGGGAACCTGTTTCCTTGGACTAG
- a CDS encoding adenine phosphoribosyltransferase, producing the protein MDLKALIREIPDFPQPGILFRDITTLLAHPEGLRYTIDELARRFRDHQVDVIVGPESRGFIFGVPLAYALGCGFVPVRKPGKLPGPVHRREYALEYGTDQLEIHQDGIQPGQRVLVVDDLLATGGTARAVGELVQQAQGELIGFGFIIELAYLGGRKRLPDTVIETLVTYE; encoded by the coding sequence ATGGATTTGAAGGCCCTGATTCGTGAAATTCCCGATTTTCCCCAGCCAGGCATTCTATTCCGCGACATCACCACGCTACTGGCACACCCCGAAGGATTGCGTTACACGATTGACGAGTTGGCACGGCGGTTTCGCGACCATCAGGTTGATGTCATTGTTGGGCCGGAATCGCGGGGGTTTATTTTTGGCGTGCCGTTGGCCTATGCGCTGGGATGTGGTTTTGTGCCGGTGCGCAAGCCGGGAAAATTACCGGGGCCGGTCCATCGGCGGGAATACGCTCTAGAGTACGGAACGGACCAGTTGGAAATTCATCAGGACGGGATTCAGCCAGGGCAGCGGGTGCTGGTGGTGGATGATTTGCTGGCAACCGGCGGAACCGCCCGAGCCGTCGGCGAACTGGTGCAACAGGCCCAAGGGGAACTCATCGGGTTTGGGTTCATCATCGAGTTGGCCTATCTGGGCGGACGGAAACGCTTGCCAGACACGGTGATCGAAACCTTGGTGACCTACGAGTAA
- the uvrA gene encoding excinuclease ABC subunit UvrA translates to MASGSGEVIRIRGARQHNLKNIDLELPRNQLIVFTGVSGSGKSSLAFDTIFAEGQRRYVESLSAYARQFVGQLDKPDVDAIEGLSPAISIDQKSTSHNPRSTVGTVTEIYDYFRLLFGRAGVPHCPICDHNISPQTVDQIADQILSLPAGTRFQLLAPVVRGKKGTHQKILAHIAQQGFARVRVNGTVYSLSEVPPLDKNHNHRIEIVVDRLVIKPDLHSRLVDSLTTCLQHGEGVVIASIQQGETWRDWVFSEKFACPEHGAVMSELSPRLFSFNSPYGACPECHGLGFLRRFSPELVVPNPKLPLYQAIAPWSDKPHDYYLGLLDSLGKTYGFDLATPWYKLTPAQQDIILHGAPEPIWIGGSRQGYWKKYEGVLNILERQYRETTSELVQQKLDQYRFDALCPTCLGTRLKPEALAVRVGGYRITDFTSVSVQECLQRLDRLELTPRQAQIAHLVLKEIRARLQFLVDVGLDYLTLDRPAMTLSGGEAQRIRLATQIGSGLTGVLYVLDEPSIGLHQRDNSRLLATLKRLRDLGNTLIVVEHDEETIRSADHIVDIGPGAGVHGGRIVAQGKLEDILNHPESITGAYLSGRKEIVTPARRRPGNGKTLRLLDAHRHNLKHIDVEIPLGMFVCVTGVSGSGKSTLINELLYPALAHHFGHKIPFPSELRAIEGLEALDKVIVIDQSPIGRTPRSNPATYTGAFDVIRAIFAETPAAKARGYKAGHFSFNVKGGRCEACGGQGVNVIEMNFLPNVYVQCEVCQGKRYSRETLEVKYKGKSIADVLDMTVEEACEFFAAIPQAVSRLQTLVDVGLGYIRLGQTAPTLSGGEAQRIKLATELSRRATGKTLYLIDEPTTGLSFYDVHRLLDIIQRLVDKGNTVLVIEHNLDVIRCCDWVIDLGPEGGERGGEIVATGTPEQVADNPHSHTGRYLKKVLAQHPPPSNPA, encoded by the coding sequence ATGGCATCCGGTAGCGGCGAGGTCATTCGGATTCGCGGTGCCCGCCAGCACAATCTCAAAAATATTGACCTGGAATTGCCCCGCAACCAGTTGATTGTGTTTACGGGGGTATCGGGGTCGGGTAAATCTTCGTTGGCCTTCGACACGATTTTTGCCGAAGGACAGCGGCGCTACGTAGAGTCCCTGAGCGCCTATGCCCGCCAGTTTGTGGGTCAACTGGACAAGCCGGATGTGGATGCGATTGAAGGATTGAGTCCAGCGATTTCCATTGACCAAAAATCCACGTCCCACAACCCCCGCTCGACGGTGGGAACGGTCACAGAAATTTACGATTATTTTCGCCTGTTATTTGGGCGCGCCGGTGTGCCCCATTGCCCCATTTGCGACCACAACATTAGCCCGCAAACGGTGGACCAAATCGCCGACCAGATTCTCAGCTTGCCCGCCGGAACCCGTTTCCAGCTCCTGGCGCCGGTGGTCAGGGGCAAAAAAGGAACCCACCAAAAAATCTTGGCCCATATTGCCCAGCAGGGATTTGCACGGGTGCGGGTGAATGGCACGGTCTATAGCTTGAGCGAGGTGCCGCCCCTGGATAAAAACCACAACCATCGCATCGAAATCGTGGTAGACCGTTTGGTCATCAAACCGGATTTGCACAGCCGTTTGGTGGATTCGTTGACAACGTGTTTGCAGCACGGCGAAGGGGTGGTGATTGCCAGTATTCAGCAGGGGGAAACCTGGCGCGATTGGGTGTTTTCAGAAAAATTTGCTTGTCCTGAACATGGGGCTGTCATGTCAGAGTTGTCGCCCCGTTTATTTTCCTTTAATTCTCCCTATGGCGCCTGTCCTGAATGTCATGGTTTGGGGTTTTTGCGCCGCTTTAGCCCAGAACTGGTCGTGCCCAATCCCAAATTGCCCCTTTATCAAGCGATTGCTCCCTGGTCGGATAAGCCCCATGACTATTACTTGGGGCTGTTGGACAGTTTGGGGAAAACCTACGGCTTTGATTTGGCGACCCCCTGGTACAAGCTCACGCCAGCACAGCAGGACATCATCCTGCATGGCGCGCCGGAACCCATCTGGATAGGCGGCTCACGGCAGGGCTACTGGAAAAAATACGAAGGGGTGTTAAACATCTTGGAACGCCAGTATCGGGAAACGACGTCAGAATTGGTGCAGCAAAAGTTAGACCAGTACCGGTTCGATGCTCTCTGCCCTACGTGCCTGGGAACCCGTTTGAAACCGGAAGCGCTAGCGGTGCGAGTTGGCGGCTACCGCATCACCGATTTCACCAGCGTTTCGGTACAGGAATGTCTGCAGCGTCTCGACCGCTTGGAACTGACGCCCCGCCAGGCCCAAATTGCCCATCTGGTGCTTAAGGAAATCCGGGCGCGGTTGCAGTTTTTGGTGGACGTGGGGCTGGACTATTTAACGCTGGACCGCCCAGCCATGACCCTTTCCGGTGGGGAAGCCCAGCGCATCCGCCTGGCGACTCAAATCGGCTCAGGACTGACCGGCGTTTTGTACGTGTTGGATGAGCCGAGCATCGGCTTGCACCAGCGGGACAACAGCCGGCTATTGGCCACCCTCAAACGCCTGCGGGATTTGGGCAATACGTTGATCGTGGTGGAGCACGACGAGGAGACGATTCGCAGTGCCGACCACATCGTGGATATTGGCCCAGGCGCGGGGGTCCACGGCGGGCGCATTGTCGCTCAAGGCAAGTTGGAAGACATTCTGAACCATCCTGAGTCCATCACGGGTGCCTATTTATCGGGCCGCAAAGAAATTGTCACACCCGCCCGACGACGGCCTGGCAATGGCAAAACCCTGCGATTACTCGACGCCCATCGCCACAATCTCAAACATATTGATGTGGAGATTCCCCTCGGGATGTTTGTGTGTGTGACGGGGGTGTCGGGGTCGGGCAAATCCACCCTGATCAACGAGTTGCTCTATCCGGCGCTGGCGCACCATTTCGGGCACAAAATTCCCTTTCCATCGGAACTGCGAGCGATTGAGGGCCTGGAAGCGCTGGATAAGGTCATTGTGATTGACCAATCCCCGATTGGGCGCACCCCCCGTTCCAATCCGGCCACCTACACGGGGGCGTTTGACGTGATCCGAGCCATTTTTGCCGAGACGCCAGCGGCTAAAGCCAGGGGTTACAAGGCGGGCCATTTTTCCTTCAATGTCAAAGGGGGGCGCTGCGAAGCCTGCGGCGGCCAAGGGGTGAATGTAATTGAGATGAATTTTTTGCCCAATGTCTATGTGCAGTGCGAGGTGTGCCAGGGCAAACGCTATAGCCGCGAGACGCTGGAGGTGAAATACAAGGGCAAATCCATTGCCGACGTGCTGGATATGACAGTGGAGGAGGCCTGCGAGTTTTTTGCGGCAATTCCCCAGGCGGTCAGCCGCCTGCAAACGCTGGTGGATGTGGGGCTAGGGTATATTCGCCTGGGGCAAACGGCACCTACGCTGTCGGGAGGGGAAGCGCAGCGGATTAAACTGGCTACCGAGCTGTCCCGCCGGGCGACGGGTAAAACGCTTTACCTGATTGATGAACCCACCACCGGTTTATCGTTTTATGACGTGCATCGCCTGTTGGACATCATCCAGCGGCTGGTGGACAAGGGAAATACGGTGCTGGTGATTGAGCACAATTTGGATGTGATTCGCTGTTGTGATTGGGTGATTGATTTGGGGCCGGAAGGAGGTGAACGGGGTGGGGAAATTGTGGCCACGGGGACGCCCGAACAGGTGGCGGACAATCCCCATTCCCACACCGGTCGCTACCTGAAAAAGGTGCTGGCGCAACATCCCCCGCCGTCAAATCCGGCATAA
- a CDS encoding phage holin family protein produces the protein MLTKLLVTWVVNALSLWILSRLPLGIRLQGFGTALWTALVLGLLNALVRPVLLLLTLPLNLLTLGLFTLVINALIFALAASLVKGFRLDSWVSALVGPILLTVLNGVLFRLLGA, from the coding sequence ATGTTGACCAAGTTGCTGGTGACCTGGGTGGTCAATGCCCTGAGTTTGTGGATTCTCTCGCGGTTGCCGCTGGGGATTCGGCTGCAGGGATTTGGCACGGCGCTGTGGACCGCGTTGGTGCTGGGGCTGCTCAACGCCTTGGTGCGACCGGTGTTGCTGCTGCTGACGTTGCCCCTGAATCTCCTGACGCTGGGGCTGTTTACGTTGGTGATTAACGCTCTGATTTTCGCCCTGGCTGCATCGCTAGTGAAAGGCTTTCGGCTGGACAGTTGGGTGAGTGCGCTGGTCGGCCCCATCCTGTTGACCGTGCTGAATGGGGTGCTGTTTAGGCTCCTGGGGGCCTAG
- a CDS encoding PipX family protein, giving the protein MTGESYLNHPNFGLLYRICRLGDGSELYITLYAHRLFFHVRYQGDQLEIEPVSRHQAKMLLEMHLRDLRRLGKHQEYQKLQQWEKGL; this is encoded by the coding sequence ATGACCGGCGAATCCTATCTCAACCATCCCAACTTTGGCCTGCTCTACCGGATTTGCCGCCTGGGAGATGGAAGTGAACTGTACATAACCCTGTACGCCCATCGCCTGTTTTTTCACGTGCGGTACCAGGGCGACCAGCTTGAAATCGAACCGGTGAGCCGTCATCAAGCCAAGATGCTCTTGGAAATGCACTTGCGCGACCTGCGACGCCTGGGCAAACACCAGGAGTACCAGAAACTCCAGCAGTGGGAAAAAGGGCTGTGA
- a CDS encoding YggS family pyridoxal phosphate-dependent enzyme — MISEQQLAQNWERLRRQIPSHVRVVAVTKQVPVELVRHAYHLGLRDFGENRIQEAVPKIQALQDLPDITWHFIGHLQSNKARQALTYFSWIHSVDDLALAQRLDHLNQTLQRPVQLLLQVKLRPDPNKYGWTVPALLQALPALAQLRHVRIKGLMTIAPLGLSPVELQMLFSELVALGHQISSQLPLQEYSMGMSDDYPYAIAAGATMVRLGRCLFGERPQQTR; from the coding sequence GTGATCTCCGAACAACAGCTTGCCCAGAACTGGGAGCGCCTGCGCCGCCAGATTCCTTCCCACGTGCGAGTGGTGGCTGTGACCAAACAGGTGCCGGTGGAGTTAGTGCGCCACGCCTATCATCTGGGGTTACGCGACTTTGGGGAAAACCGCATCCAGGAGGCCGTGCCCAAAATCCAAGCGCTCCAGGATCTACCCGACATTACCTGGCATTTCATTGGTCATTTACAAAGCAACAAAGCCCGCCAAGCGCTGACCTACTTCTCCTGGATTCACAGCGTGGACGACCTGGCCCTGGCGCAACGGCTCGACCACCTCAATCAAACCCTGCAGCGCCCCGTCCAGTTGCTCCTGCAGGTGAAACTCCGTCCCGACCCCAACAAGTACGGCTGGACTGTGCCTGCATTGCTCCAAGCGTTACCAGCGTTGGCCCAATTGCGCCACGTACGCATCAAGGGGTTAATGACCATTGCACCCTTGGGTTTATCGCCGGTGGAACTCCAAATGCTGTTTTCAGAACTGGTGGCGCTGGGCCATCAAATTAGCAGCCAATTGCCTCTCCAGGAATACTCGATGGGCATGTCCGATGATTATCCCTACGCGATAGCCGCTGGCGCAACCATGGTCCGTTTGGGACGCTGCTTGTTTGGCGAACGCCCCCAGCAAACCCGTTAA
- a CDS encoding cell division protein SepF has protein sequence MQLLKRLREWISLGEPVEYDYDPGQSQSAPTPMTPPTTEYRDAPRRRERSPVTTTPEPSTSRTPMNNVIGLPTAHNQPFEVVVMEPRSFEEMPQAIQALRERKSVVLNVTLMEPELAQRAVDFVAGGTYAIDGHQERLGESIFLFTPSGVQVTTRTSIPNPTPLEAPSSLRNTPPIWTPESMPAYLAQ, from the coding sequence ATGCAACTGCTAAAACGCTTGCGGGAATGGATCAGCCTGGGAGAACCGGTGGAGTACGACTACGACCCCGGTCAATCTCAGAGCGCTCCTACACCCATGACGCCACCAACGACCGAGTACCGGGACGCCCCGCGCCGACGGGAACGTTCGCCGGTGACCACTACCCCAGAACCCTCTACCTCCCGAACGCCGATGAACAACGTGATTGGTTTGCCGACGGCCCACAACCAGCCCTTTGAGGTGGTAGTGATGGAGCCGCGTTCGTTTGAGGAAATGCCCCAGGCGATTCAAGCCCTGCGGGAGCGGAAATCGGTGGTGCTCAACGTCACGCTGATGGAACCGGAGCTGGCCCAGCGGGCGGTGGACTTTGTCGCCGGCGGCACCTATGCCATTGATGGGCACCAGGAGCGACTGGGGGAGAGCATTTTTCTCTTCACGCCCAGCGGGGTGCAGGTGACCACGCGGACCTCGATTCCCAATCCGACGCCCCTGGAGGCGCCCAGTTCTCTGCGCAACACGCCGCCGATTTGGACGCCAGAGTCCATGCCGGCCTACTTGGCTCAGTAG
- the proC gene encoding pyrroline-5-carboxylate reductase, producing the protein MTNRLGIIGGGALAEALVQGWLSEKLLAPGEVVVSHPRLERRRYWQETYGVAVSSENRVAAAASEGVLVAVKPHQFSQIAPALRHAQPQAVLVSVLAGVALVTLEQAVPEAAWVRAMPNAPVRVRAGITAVAWGQQVNEEQKAWVERLFRAVGQVVTVPETYMNAVTALAGSGPAYVAVLVEGLIDGGVLVGLPRALATQLAVQTVAGTVALLQQQDITPAELKAQVMSPAGTTAAGLLCLESQGVRGLLMQTVQAAYQRAQTL; encoded by the coding sequence ATGACCAACCGGTTGGGCATCATTGGCGGGGGCGCTTTGGCCGAAGCCCTCGTCCAGGGTTGGTTGTCGGAAAAATTGCTTGCCCCTGGGGAAGTGGTCGTTAGCCATCCCCGTTTGGAACGGCGACGGTACTGGCAGGAGACCTATGGAGTGGCGGTCAGCAGTGAAAATCGGGTCGCCGCCGCTGCTAGCGAAGGGGTACTTGTCGCGGTGAAACCTCATCAGTTCAGCCAAATTGCGCCAGCCCTTCGTCACGCCCAACCGCAAGCAGTCCTAGTGTCGGTGCTGGCGGGAGTGGCTCTCGTGACTTTAGAGCAAGCTGTGCCGGAAGCGGCTTGGGTGCGCGCGATGCCTAACGCGCCGGTGCGAGTGCGGGCGGGAATCACGGCGGTGGCTTGGGGACAGCAGGTGAATGAAGAGCAAAAAGCGTGGGTGGAGCGACTGTTTCGCGCTGTCGGCCAGGTGGTGACGGTGCCAGAAACCTACATGAATGCCGTGACGGCCCTAGCCGGCTCAGGACCGGCCTACGTGGCGGTGCTGGTGGAGGGATTGATTGACGGCGGCGTGCTGGTGGGCTTACCCCGCGCATTGGCCACCCAGTTGGCGGTGCAGACGGTTGCTGGGACCGTGGCGCTGCTCCAGCAGCAGGACATCACGCCAGCGGAGCTGAAGGCCCAAGTGATGAGTCCAGCAGGAACCACGGCAGCCGGTCTGTTGTGTTTGGAATCCCAGGGTGTGCGGGGGCTTTTGATGCAGACGGTGCAGGCGGCCTACCAGCGGGCCCAAACCCTTTAG
- a CDS encoding tetratricopeptide repeat protein: MARWVWLGLGLLLAMQPVLAQGGGGGGNRGEPSAYRPWQEVVQMEVDRAFRHTTLLLNLLLLVLVLLLVATGMGLWWLRRSILQQLVQMAADQARQPMRTQAETIVAEVLAQQLTHYQLTLAALAAQSRQALEQEWQKRLHALEVTEPLTAVPPTPSPLERLRQWLAQESLELPADLSQQLEQFRPDQPTLSAQDCLLLGRVWQRLGRWDHAVAYLQQASQKQPDAWEVWYHLGVAFSYGQRYNDALTCFEKALALQPQASQIQQQREQMLEKMG, encoded by the coding sequence ATGGCGCGCTGGGTTTGGCTGGGATTGGGACTGCTCCTGGCGATGCAACCGGTACTAGCCCAAGGCGGCGGTGGTGGGGGGAATCGAGGTGAACCGTCGGCTTACCGGCCCTGGCAAGAGGTGGTGCAGATGGAAGTGGACCGGGCTTTTCGCCACACGACCTTGCTGTTGAATCTCTTGCTGCTGGTGCTGGTGCTGTTGCTAGTGGCGACAGGCATGGGATTGTGGTGGTTGCGCCGCAGCATTCTCCAGCAATTGGTTCAAATGGCCGCTGACCAAGCCCGACAACCCATGCGCACCCAAGCAGAAACCATCGTGGCGGAGGTGTTGGCCCAGCAACTGACTCACTACCAGCTCACGCTGGCCGCCCTCGCCGCCCAGAGCCGCCAAGCCCTGGAGCAGGAGTGGCAAAAGCGGCTGCACGCTCTGGAGGTGACCGAACCCCTGACTGCCGTCCCACCCACGCCATCACCGCTGGAACGCCTGCGCCAGTGGCTCGCCCAGGAGAGTCTTGAGTTGCCCGCAGACTTATCCCAGCAGCTTGAGCAATTCCGGCCAGACCAACCCACCTTGAGCGCTCAGGATTGCCTGCTGCTTGGGCGGGTTTGGCAACGCTTGGGGCGATGGGACCATGCCGTGGCTTACTTGCAACAGGCTAGTCAAAAGCAACCGGACGCCTGGGAAGTGTGGTATCACTTGGGGGTGGCCTTCAGCTATGGCCAGCGCTACAACGACGCCCTGACCTGTTTTGAGAAGGCCCTAGCGCTGCAACCTCAAGCCAGCCAGATTCAGCAACAGCGGGAGCAAATGCTGGAAAAAATGGGCTAA
- a CDS encoding CGLD27 family protein, which produces MSLCPVPLEQQPLQEYRTLRDSWFYCWPALSWGAYVRRLLAAAGLGALVALPVAAASFDPWRQPWLFGCASVAGAGLLPSFLLLRLYLGWRYVQQRLASRTIVYEESGWYDGRTWEKPPTLLAQERLVSIYEVGPLLRRLRWSLAGVALLYAVLMGLGWLWR; this is translated from the coding sequence ATGTCCCTTTGCCCAGTCCCTCTTGAGCAACAGCCACTTCAGGAATATCGAACTCTGCGGGATTCCTGGTTTTATTGCTGGCCGGCCTTGAGTTGGGGGGCCTATGTGCGGCGACTCCTGGCAGCGGCGGGGTTAGGGGCGCTTGTGGCACTGCCGGTGGCGGCAGCCAGCTTTGACCCCTGGCGACAACCGTGGCTGTTTGGTTGCGCTTCGGTCGCGGGCGCGGGTCTCCTGCCGAGTTTTTTGCTGTTGCGGCTGTACCTGGGATGGCGATATGTCCAGCAACGCTTGGCCAGTCGTACCATCGTGTACGAGGAATCTGGCTGGTATGATGGACGAACGTGGGAAAAACCCCCGACGCTGTTGGCGCAGGAACGACTGGTGAGCATCTATGAGGTGGGACCCCTGCTGCGGCGATTGCGGTGGAGTCTCGCGGGTGTAGCCCTGCTGTACGCCGTGCTTATGGGATTGGGGTGGCTGTGGCGGTAG
- a CDS encoding asparaginase has translation MAVAVARGKRTQAEPLTVHLLREGIPESLHYVHAALADERGRLLAVAGDGETTTFARSSLKPFQALAVVTTGTLEHFHLGERDLAVICSSHQGQVAATRQVFRILWQADIDPAELQCPVPPGKRSALEHGCSGKHAGMLAVCARYDWPRHTYLQRQHPVQELILRQVGELLGVPGAEFIAVHDDCGAPTYLLQLHQLAALYSRLATGQHLGLAQISRAMTQHAELVAGVGHFDTELMLATQGTLVSKAGAEGVQCLAHLETGMGLAIRVLDGAKRAKYATAIHLLHQLGWISPSIRERLAEQFVQLGPYVRLEVQGELSLL, from the coding sequence GTGGCTGTGGCGGTAGCGCGGGGAAAACGCACCCAGGCGGAACCCCTCACCGTGCATCTGTTGCGGGAGGGCATTCCCGAGTCATTGCACTATGTCCACGCCGCCTTGGCCGATGAACGAGGACGGTTGTTGGCGGTCGCCGGGGATGGGGAAACGACAACCTTTGCCCGCAGTAGCCTCAAACCCTTCCAAGCGCTGGCGGTCGTCACCACCGGGACACTCGAGCACTTTCACCTGGGAGAACGGGATTTGGCGGTTATTTGCAGTTCGCATCAGGGGCAGGTAGCTGCTACCCGCCAGGTGTTTCGCATCCTCTGGCAGGCGGATATTGACCCGGCAGAACTCCAGTGCCCCGTGCCCCCTGGCAAACGCAGTGCATTGGAGCATGGCTGTTCTGGTAAACACGCGGGGATGTTAGCCGTATGCGCTCGCTATGATTGGCCCCGTCACACCTATCTCCAGCGGCAACACCCGGTGCAGGAGTTGATTCTCCGCCAGGTGGGCGAGCTACTGGGCGTACCCGGCGCTGAATTCATTGCCGTGCATGACGACTGCGGCGCACCCACCTATCTTTTGCAACTCCATCAACTGGCCGCCCTGTACAGTCGTTTGGCGACGGGACAACACCTGGGACTGGCGCAGATCAGCCGGGCGATGACCCAACATGCGGAATTGGTGGCGGGTGTTGGCCATTTCGACACCGAACTCATGCTGGCGACCCAGGGAACCCTTGTAAGCAAGGCCGGGGCTGAAGGGGTGCAGTGTCTCGCGCATCTGGAAACGGGGATGGGCTTGGCGATTCGAGTGCTAGACGGCGCGAAACGCGCCAAATATGCCACCGCCATTCATCTCCTGCACCAGTTGGGTTGGATTTCCCCAAGCATCCGTGAGCGCCTAGCAGAACAGTTCGTCCAATTGGGGCCCTACGTGCGGCTAGAGGTGCAGGGGGAATTGTCCTTGCTGTAA